Proteins encoded together in one Colius striatus isolate bColStr4 chromosome 3, bColStr4.1.hap1, whole genome shotgun sequence window:
- the MAP2K3 gene encoding dual specificity mitogen-activated protein kinase kinase 3 isoform X2: MDKKQDSKGSLEPHKPMKSKKKRELRITCPPIKQPVANTTPPRNLDSRAFITIGDKNFEVEADDLVAISELGRGAYGVVEKVRHAQSGTIMAVKRIRATVNTQEQKRLLMDLDISMRTVDCFYTVTFYGALFREGDVWICMELMDTSLDKFYKKVLEKKKTIPEDILGKMAVSIVRALEHLHSKLSVIHRDVKPSNVLINKEGHVKMCDFGISGYLVDSVAKTMDAGCKPYMAPERINPELNQKGYNVKSDVWSLGITMIELAILRFPYESWGTPFQQLKQVVEEPSPQLPADRFSKDFVDFTAQCLRKNPAERMNYLELMEHPFFTLHDTKETDMASFVTEILGEDS; the protein is encoded by the exons ATGGACAAGAAGCAAG ATTCCAAAGGATCCTTGGAGCCTCACAAACCGA TGAAAAGCAAGAAGAAGCGGGAGCTGAGGATAACATGTCCCCCCATCAAACAGCCTGTTGCCAACACAAC GCCCCCGAGGAACTTGGACTCCAGAGCGTTCATTACCATCGGAGATAAA AACTTCGAGGTGGAAGCTGATGACCTGGTGGCCATTTCGGAGCTGGGCCGCGGGGCCTACGGCGTGGTAGAGAAAGTCCGACACGCACAGAGTGGCACCATCATGGCCGTGAAG AGGATTCGAGCGACTGTGAACACACAGGAGCAGAAGAGGTTATTGATGGACTTGGACATCTCCATGAGGACAGTGGACTGCTTCTACACTGTCACCTTCTACGGAGCCCTCTTCCGTGAG GGCGACGTGTGGATCTGCATGGAGCTCATGGACACCTCCCTAGATAAATTCTACAAGAAAGtactggagaagaagaaaaccatCCCTGAAGACATTTTAGGGAAAATGGCTGTGTCT ATTGTACGAGCTCTGGAGCATCTGCACAGTAAACTCTCCGTAATCCATAGAG ACGTGAAACCTTCCAATGTGCTGATCAACAAGGAGGGACATGTGAAAATGTGCGACTTTGGGATCAGCGGCTACTTGGTGGACTCAGTTGCAAAGACCATGGATGCTGGCTGCAAACCATACATGGCT CCAGAAAGAATAAACCCTGAGCTGAACCAGAAAGGCTATAACGTGAAATCAGATGTCTGGAGCCTGGGAATCACAATG ATTGAGCTGGCCATTCTCCGCTTCCCGTACGAGTCCTGGGGGACCCCCTTCCAACAGCTCAAGCAAGTGGTGGAGGAGCCCTCGCCCCAGCTGCCCGCCGATCGCTTCTCCAAGGACTTTGTGGACTTCACGGCGCAGTG cttAAGGAAGAACCCCGCTGAGAGAATGAACTATTTAGAACTTATG GAACACCCTTTCTTTACCTTGCACGACACCAAAGAGACTGACATGGCCTCCTTTGTGACAGAGATCCTCGGGGAAGACTCCTAA
- the MAP2K3 gene encoding dual specificity mitogen-activated protein kinase kinase 3 isoform X1: MSLPTDSKGSLEPHKPMKSKKKRELRITCPPIKQPVANTTPPRNLDSRAFITIGDKNFEVEADDLVAISELGRGAYGVVEKVRHAQSGTIMAVKRIRATVNTQEQKRLLMDLDISMRTVDCFYTVTFYGALFREGDVWICMELMDTSLDKFYKKVLEKKKTIPEDILGKMAVSIVRALEHLHSKLSVIHRDVKPSNVLINKEGHVKMCDFGISGYLVDSVAKTMDAGCKPYMAPERINPELNQKGYNVKSDVWSLGITMIELAILRFPYESWGTPFQQLKQVVEEPSPQLPADRFSKDFVDFTAQCLRKNPAERMNYLELMEHPFFTLHDTKETDMASFVTEILGEDS; encoded by the exons ATTCCAAAGGATCCTTGGAGCCTCACAAACCGA TGAAAAGCAAGAAGAAGCGGGAGCTGAGGATAACATGTCCCCCCATCAAACAGCCTGTTGCCAACACAAC GCCCCCGAGGAACTTGGACTCCAGAGCGTTCATTACCATCGGAGATAAA AACTTCGAGGTGGAAGCTGATGACCTGGTGGCCATTTCGGAGCTGGGCCGCGGGGCCTACGGCGTGGTAGAGAAAGTCCGACACGCACAGAGTGGCACCATCATGGCCGTGAAG AGGATTCGAGCGACTGTGAACACACAGGAGCAGAAGAGGTTATTGATGGACTTGGACATCTCCATGAGGACAGTGGACTGCTTCTACACTGTCACCTTCTACGGAGCCCTCTTCCGTGAG GGCGACGTGTGGATCTGCATGGAGCTCATGGACACCTCCCTAGATAAATTCTACAAGAAAGtactggagaagaagaaaaccatCCCTGAAGACATTTTAGGGAAAATGGCTGTGTCT ATTGTACGAGCTCTGGAGCATCTGCACAGTAAACTCTCCGTAATCCATAGAG ACGTGAAACCTTCCAATGTGCTGATCAACAAGGAGGGACATGTGAAAATGTGCGACTTTGGGATCAGCGGCTACTTGGTGGACTCAGTTGCAAAGACCATGGATGCTGGCTGCAAACCATACATGGCT CCAGAAAGAATAAACCCTGAGCTGAACCAGAAAGGCTATAACGTGAAATCAGATGTCTGGAGCCTGGGAATCACAATG ATTGAGCTGGCCATTCTCCGCTTCCCGTACGAGTCCTGGGGGACCCCCTTCCAACAGCTCAAGCAAGTGGTGGAGGAGCCCTCGCCCCAGCTGCCCGCCGATCGCTTCTCCAAGGACTTTGTGGACTTCACGGCGCAGTG cttAAGGAAGAACCCCGCTGAGAGAATGAACTATTTAGAACTTATG GAACACCCTTTCTTTACCTTGCACGACACCAAAGAGACTGACATGGCCTCCTTTGTGACAGAGATCCTCGGGGAAGACTCCTAA
- the MAP2K3 gene encoding dual specificity mitogen-activated protein kinase kinase 3 isoform X3 has protein sequence MEGRDSKGSLEPHKPMKSKKKRELRITCPPIKQPVANTTPPRNLDSRAFITIGDKNFEVEADDLVAISELGRGAYGVVEKVRHAQSGTIMAVKRIRATVNTQEQKRLLMDLDISMRTVDCFYTVTFYGALFREGDVWICMELMDTSLDKFYKKVLEKKKTIPEDILGKMAVSIVRALEHLHSKLSVIHRDVKPSNVLINKEGHVKMCDFGISGYLVDSVAKTMDAGCKPYMAPERINPELNQKGYNVKSDVWSLGITMIELAILRFPYESWGTPFQQLKQVVEEPSPQLPADRFSKDFVDFTAQCLRKNPAERMNYLELMEHPFFTLHDTKETDMASFVTEILGEDS, from the exons ATTCCAAAGGATCCTTGGAGCCTCACAAACCGA TGAAAAGCAAGAAGAAGCGGGAGCTGAGGATAACATGTCCCCCCATCAAACAGCCTGTTGCCAACACAAC GCCCCCGAGGAACTTGGACTCCAGAGCGTTCATTACCATCGGAGATAAA AACTTCGAGGTGGAAGCTGATGACCTGGTGGCCATTTCGGAGCTGGGCCGCGGGGCCTACGGCGTGGTAGAGAAAGTCCGACACGCACAGAGTGGCACCATCATGGCCGTGAAG AGGATTCGAGCGACTGTGAACACACAGGAGCAGAAGAGGTTATTGATGGACTTGGACATCTCCATGAGGACAGTGGACTGCTTCTACACTGTCACCTTCTACGGAGCCCTCTTCCGTGAG GGCGACGTGTGGATCTGCATGGAGCTCATGGACACCTCCCTAGATAAATTCTACAAGAAAGtactggagaagaagaaaaccatCCCTGAAGACATTTTAGGGAAAATGGCTGTGTCT ATTGTACGAGCTCTGGAGCATCTGCACAGTAAACTCTCCGTAATCCATAGAG ACGTGAAACCTTCCAATGTGCTGATCAACAAGGAGGGACATGTGAAAATGTGCGACTTTGGGATCAGCGGCTACTTGGTGGACTCAGTTGCAAAGACCATGGATGCTGGCTGCAAACCATACATGGCT CCAGAAAGAATAAACCCTGAGCTGAACCAGAAAGGCTATAACGTGAAATCAGATGTCTGGAGCCTGGGAATCACAATG ATTGAGCTGGCCATTCTCCGCTTCCCGTACGAGTCCTGGGGGACCCCCTTCCAACAGCTCAAGCAAGTGGTGGAGGAGCCCTCGCCCCAGCTGCCCGCCGATCGCTTCTCCAAGGACTTTGTGGACTTCACGGCGCAGTG cttAAGGAAGAACCCCGCTGAGAGAATGAACTATTTAGAACTTATG GAACACCCTTTCTTTACCTTGCACGACACCAAAGAGACTGACATGGCCTCCTTTGTGACAGAGATCCTCGGGGAAGACTCCTAA
- the MAP2K3 gene encoding dual specificity mitogen-activated protein kinase kinase 3 isoform X4, translated as MKSKKKRELRITCPPIKQPVANTTPPRNLDSRAFITIGDKNFEVEADDLVAISELGRGAYGVVEKVRHAQSGTIMAVKRIRATVNTQEQKRLLMDLDISMRTVDCFYTVTFYGALFREGDVWICMELMDTSLDKFYKKVLEKKKTIPEDILGKMAVSIVRALEHLHSKLSVIHRDVKPSNVLINKEGHVKMCDFGISGYLVDSVAKTMDAGCKPYMAPERINPELNQKGYNVKSDVWSLGITMIELAILRFPYESWGTPFQQLKQVVEEPSPQLPADRFSKDFVDFTAQCLRKNPAERMNYLELMEHPFFTLHDTKETDMASFVTEILGEDS; from the exons A TGAAAAGCAAGAAGAAGCGGGAGCTGAGGATAACATGTCCCCCCATCAAACAGCCTGTTGCCAACACAAC GCCCCCGAGGAACTTGGACTCCAGAGCGTTCATTACCATCGGAGATAAA AACTTCGAGGTGGAAGCTGATGACCTGGTGGCCATTTCGGAGCTGGGCCGCGGGGCCTACGGCGTGGTAGAGAAAGTCCGACACGCACAGAGTGGCACCATCATGGCCGTGAAG AGGATTCGAGCGACTGTGAACACACAGGAGCAGAAGAGGTTATTGATGGACTTGGACATCTCCATGAGGACAGTGGACTGCTTCTACACTGTCACCTTCTACGGAGCCCTCTTCCGTGAG GGCGACGTGTGGATCTGCATGGAGCTCATGGACACCTCCCTAGATAAATTCTACAAGAAAGtactggagaagaagaaaaccatCCCTGAAGACATTTTAGGGAAAATGGCTGTGTCT ATTGTACGAGCTCTGGAGCATCTGCACAGTAAACTCTCCGTAATCCATAGAG ACGTGAAACCTTCCAATGTGCTGATCAACAAGGAGGGACATGTGAAAATGTGCGACTTTGGGATCAGCGGCTACTTGGTGGACTCAGTTGCAAAGACCATGGATGCTGGCTGCAAACCATACATGGCT CCAGAAAGAATAAACCCTGAGCTGAACCAGAAAGGCTATAACGTGAAATCAGATGTCTGGAGCCTGGGAATCACAATG ATTGAGCTGGCCATTCTCCGCTTCCCGTACGAGTCCTGGGGGACCCCCTTCCAACAGCTCAAGCAAGTGGTGGAGGAGCCCTCGCCCCAGCTGCCCGCCGATCGCTTCTCCAAGGACTTTGTGGACTTCACGGCGCAGTG cttAAGGAAGAACCCCGCTGAGAGAATGAACTATTTAGAACTTATG GAACACCCTTTCTTTACCTTGCACGACACCAAAGAGACTGACATGGCCTCCTTTGTGACAGAGATCCTCGGGGAAGACTCCTAA